The Methanocella arvoryzae MRE50 genome includes a region encoding these proteins:
- a CDS encoding dihydromethanopterin reductase (acceptor) produces MKKLRIAWGITGAGHYLRESYAVMGELKKEGHSITTFVSRAGEEVSRMYGLFDDLKEISDGTYLNEIFLDSAQGASFPKIGRFNLKRYDLFVLTPATSNTVAKIVFGIADTLVTNCAAQAMKSDVPCLIVPVDQESDVVSELPYTLDRSRCESCAECPPKAACPGEAIQDHIDLLKCQGCGTCVDLCLHGAISGGDPVPLTIRQVDARNTRMLAEMEHVQVISRPKRLLETVRKM; encoded by the coding sequence ATGAAGAAGCTTCGTATCGCCTGGGGTATCACTGGTGCAGGGCACTACTTGCGAGAATCTTATGCTGTGATGGGAGAGCTAAAGAAAGAAGGCCACTCCATAACCACATTTGTATCCCGGGCAGGAGAAGAGGTCTCCAGAATGTATGGCCTGTTTGACGATCTCAAAGAAATTTCTGACGGCACCTACCTGAACGAGATATTTCTCGATTCAGCCCAGGGTGCCAGCTTCCCGAAGATCGGCAGGTTCAACCTGAAACGCTACGACTTATTCGTACTGACTCCTGCGACGTCCAACACTGTGGCAAAAATAGTCTTCGGCATCGCCGATACGCTGGTGACGAACTGCGCGGCGCAGGCGATGAAAAGCGACGTTCCGTGCCTGATCGTGCCTGTAGACCAGGAAAGCGACGTCGTCTCTGAGTTACCATATACACTGGACAGGTCCAGATGCGAAAGTTGTGCGGAATGCCCGCCGAAAGCCGCATGCCCGGGCGAGGCCATCCAGGATCACATCGACTTACTTAAGTGCCAGGGCTGCGGCACGTGCGTAGATCTTTGCCTGCATGGGGCCATCTCCGGAGGCGATCCAGTACCACTGACCATCCGCCAGGTCGATGCTAGAAATACGAGGATGCTGGCGGAGATGGAGCACGTCCAGGTCATCAGCAGGCCAAAGCGGCTGCTCGAGACCGTCCGAAAAATGTAG
- a CDS encoding phosphatase PAP2 family protein — MPDVNQVDQYLLELINRHAIPGFDGFFRVSTHFGSVAFWLAAFAAYSLIGKKKLIAAIFILALLFGTVINEDIKNIVQRERPEGAIVGASLTPVNYSFPSQHAQTAFMLAALATALLGIKYGLYAYLFAGYVALSRMYLGVHYLTDVAAGAVIGIVIAELVMLALYFNGVTKKTGLTGRFIQLGGITPPVEIATRGQMIVGLIIFLTGTGIATLAMLTSQYIVSLVFIALTYIAILKLPLAYAFFKA, encoded by the coding sequence ATGCCGGACGTAAACCAGGTAGACCAGTATTTACTGGAGCTGATAAACAGGCATGCGATCCCCGGTTTCGACGGCTTTTTCAGAGTGTCCACACACTTCGGCAGCGTAGCTTTCTGGCTGGCCGCCTTCGCAGCGTACTCCCTCATCGGTAAAAAGAAGCTCATAGCTGCTATCTTCATCCTGGCCCTGCTCTTCGGGACGGTGATCAACGAGGACATAAAAAATATCGTCCAGCGGGAACGACCCGAAGGAGCTATAGTAGGAGCATCACTTACGCCAGTGAACTACTCCTTCCCGAGCCAGCACGCACAAACTGCGTTCATGCTGGCAGCGCTGGCCACTGCGCTTTTAGGCATAAAATATGGCCTGTACGCGTATCTCTTCGCAGGATATGTTGCCTTAAGCCGGATGTATCTCGGAGTCCATTATCTGACAGACGTTGCGGCCGGTGCAGTGATCGGGATCGTGATTGCAGAACTGGTCATGCTCGCCCTGTATTTTAACGGAGTGACGAAAAAAACTGGGCTTACAGGGCGGTTTATTCAGCTTGGTGGCATCACGCCTCCTGTAGAGATCGCAACCAGAGGACAGATGATTGTTGGGCTTATTATTTTCCTGACCGGGACGGGTATAGCTACTCTGGCAATGTTAACGAGCCAGTATATCGTATCGCTGGTATTCATCGCTCTGACGTATATCGCAATACTCAAGCTACCGCTGGCTTATGCGTTCTTTAAAGCCTGA
- a CDS encoding inositol monophosphatase family protein: MDDLSLVRRMAEQVRDATADYAADHKDFTDIITHRPRDVTRRIDMAAEEALDEAVIREGLKARIISEEIGERIVPAGAMPELTLLCDPVDGSNNFVSGITYYCTTLTLSRKPDGATFADLDAAAVSSPHMGTFYAARDRGAFLGDRPIKAVRTGYKPIYSIYVYGSGTIPLGIIKLQERDCIVRTMGSIALDICMVARGSFDAVIDTRNKVSGYDVMAAGLILQESGGNFSLLNGWSPDDLPLNSAGLSIIGAVDEKTRDRILLELEKYPD; the protein is encoded by the coding sequence TACAGACATTATTACCCATCGGCCCCGGGACGTGACCCGGAGGATAGACATGGCGGCGGAGGAAGCGCTTGACGAGGCAGTTATCAGGGAGGGTCTCAAAGCCAGAATCATCTCAGAGGAGATCGGCGAGCGCATCGTGCCGGCGGGGGCTATGCCAGAGCTGACTCTGCTGTGCGATCCGGTAGACGGCTCAAACAATTTTGTCTCGGGCATAACGTATTACTGCACCACCCTGACGCTCTCCAGAAAACCGGATGGGGCCACCTTTGCAGACCTTGATGCGGCTGCAGTTTCCAGCCCTCACATGGGCACCTTTTATGCTGCCAGGGACAGAGGAGCTTTTCTGGGCGACCGGCCGATAAAAGCCGTGCGGACGGGTTATAAGCCGATCTATTCGATCTACGTGTACGGGTCTGGCACGATACCCCTGGGGATCATCAAACTGCAGGAGAGAGACTGCATTGTCAGGACCATGGGCAGCATAGCGCTGGACATCTGCATGGTCGCCAGAGGCTCTTTTGATGCCGTGATTGACACCAGAAACAAGGTCAGCGGCTACGACGTGATGGCTGCAGGGCTCATCCTGCAAGAGTCGGGCGGCAACTTTTCGCTGCTGAACGGGTGGAGCCCCGATGACCTGCCGCTCAATTCAGCAGGACTGTCAATCATAGGCGCAGTTGATGAAAAGACGCGGGACCGGATCCTGCTGGAGCTTGAGAAATATCCAGATTAG